In Desulfovibrio oxyclinae DSM 11498, a single window of DNA contains:
- the fliG gene encoding flagellar motor switch protein FliG yields the protein MSDFSGPQKTAIVLLAMGEKFTADVFKRLERNEIAAVSKAMLETDSIPKEQVLEVLKEYNEALAYGAELLVGGAEQVKRILTKSLDAETAKYIMDMLDLDTGPTPFQELENVSPRILAQILRNEHPQTLALILGHLQSDQAAELISNLPAGVRAEVLMRLAKLEAVAEDMLMEVDKVLQSQLIAMGGKEGKKVGGVQAVAEILNAVDRNTEEDVLSEIEEESTQMAEDIRNLMFVFEDIKQLEDVAIREVLKEVSNEDLTVALKGASDELKEKFFKNLSERASTMIREDLEIMPPKKLSEVESAQQNVVKTVRRLEDEGKIVISRGSGDVFV from the coding sequence GTGAGCGACTTTTCCGGCCCCCAAAAAACCGCCATCGTGCTGCTCGCAATGGGCGAGAAATTCACGGCGGACGTCTTCAAGCGCCTGGAGCGAAACGAGATTGCGGCCGTCTCCAAGGCCATGCTCGAAACCGACTCCATTCCCAAGGAACAGGTGCTCGAAGTCCTGAAGGAATACAACGAAGCCCTTGCCTACGGTGCGGAACTGCTCGTGGGCGGCGCGGAACAGGTCAAACGCATACTCACCAAGTCGCTGGACGCGGAAACGGCGAAGTACATCATGGACATGCTGGATCTGGATACCGGACCCACACCGTTCCAGGAACTGGAAAACGTCAGCCCCCGCATCCTGGCCCAGATACTCAGGAACGAGCACCCGCAGACGCTGGCGCTCATCCTCGGACACCTGCAGTCGGATCAGGCGGCAGAGCTTATCAGCAACCTTCCGGCAGGCGTCCGCGCCGAGGTGCTCATGCGCCTGGCCAAACTCGAAGCCGTGGCGGAGGACATGCTCATGGAAGTCGACAAGGTCCTGCAAAGCCAGCTCATCGCCATGGGCGGCAAGGAAGGCAAGAAGGTCGGCGGCGTACAGGCCGTTGCCGAGATTCTCAACGCGGTGGACCGCAACACCGAGGAGGACGTCCTCTCCGAGATCGAGGAGGAGTCCACCCAGATGGCGGAAGACATCAGGAACCTCATGTTCGTCTTCGAAGACATCAAGCAGCTCGAAGACGTGGCCATCCGCGAAGTGCTCAAGGAGGTCTCCAACGAGGACCTCACCGTCGCCCTCAAGGGAGCCAGCGACGAGCTCAAGGAAAAATTCTTCAAGAACCTGTCCGAACGCGCCAGCACCATGATCCGGGAAGACCTTGAGATCATGCCGCCGAAGAAGCTCTCCGAGGTGGAAAGCGCCCAGCAGAACGTGGTCAAAACCGTGCGCAGGCTGGAGGACGAGGGCAAGATAGTCATCAGCAGAGGTAGCGGCGATGTCTTCGTCTAG
- the fliF gene encoding flagellar basal-body MS-ring/collar protein FliF, which translates to MPSFITDIWNKVTNFWSDRTLPQRVLIGGLAVSVILAFILMVYWMNRPDYKVLYTKLYPEDASKVVNMLQASKEPYKLQNNGSTILVPADRVYELRLKIAGEGNLHGQGIGFEIFDEMKIGQTDFVQHVNYTRALQGELARTISEFPQVERARVHLVIPDKSLFIEEQVPPSASVVLKLKNDGKLDDKEIRGIVNLVTMSVEGLDDKHITVTNMKGLPLYEPQDDETGVGMSNTQLDYKTTYERKLERRIMELLGPVVGPEKVVARVNADMDFSQKTIRKETYDPDGAVVRSETRSEETTEGAASMAGGEPDVNFRGDGFTGTQTTQDSSRETRTTNFEINKQEENIIAPVGELQRLSIAVIVDGTYVENEDGTFTYQERTAEEMEKIRNLVSNAAGFDQVRGDSVEVTNVSFGEPEAVDSQTLMRTMLEYAQRLGKPFLNGILIFLFLILVVRPVIMALIRPRVTEHDVEEMAGLPGAERLALEEEEVDEEALDTTRRLENAKAHASQLSEENMDQAVRLLKSWLTQEA; encoded by the coding sequence ATGCCGAGCTTCATCACAGACATCTGGAACAAGGTTACCAACTTCTGGTCCGACCGCACCCTGCCCCAGCGGGTTCTCATCGGCGGACTGGCCGTGTCTGTCATCCTCGCCTTCATCCTGATGGTCTACTGGATGAACCGGCCCGACTACAAGGTGCTCTACACCAAGCTCTACCCCGAGGACGCCTCCAAGGTCGTGAACATGCTTCAGGCCTCCAAGGAACCTTACAAGCTGCAGAACAACGGCTCCACCATCCTCGTGCCGGCGGACCGCGTCTACGAACTCCGCCTCAAGATCGCGGGCGAAGGCAACCTGCACGGGCAGGGCATCGGCTTTGAAATTTTCGACGAGATGAAGATCGGCCAGACCGACTTCGTCCAGCACGTCAACTACACCCGCGCCCTGCAGGGCGAACTGGCCCGCACCATCAGCGAGTTTCCCCAGGTGGAGCGCGCACGCGTTCATTTGGTCATCCCGGACAAATCCCTGTTCATCGAAGAACAGGTTCCGCCGTCCGCCTCCGTTGTGCTCAAGCTCAAGAACGACGGCAAGCTCGACGACAAGGAAATCCGCGGCATCGTCAATCTCGTGACCATGTCCGTGGAAGGTCTCGACGACAAGCACATCACCGTGACCAACATGAAGGGCCTGCCGCTTTACGAGCCGCAGGACGACGAGACCGGCGTGGGCATGTCCAACACCCAGCTCGACTACAAGACCACCTACGAACGCAAGCTCGAACGCCGCATCATGGAACTGCTCGGCCCCGTGGTGGGTCCCGAGAAGGTCGTCGCCCGCGTCAACGCGGACATGGACTTCAGCCAGAAGACCATCCGCAAGGAAACCTACGATCCCGACGGCGCCGTGGTCCGCTCCGAGACCCGCAGCGAGGAAACCACGGAAGGCGCGGCCTCCATGGCCGGCGGCGAACCCGACGTGAACTTCCGCGGCGACGGCTTCACCGGCACGCAGACCACGCAGGACTCCAGCCGCGAAACGCGCACCACCAACTTCGAAATCAACAAGCAGGAAGAAAACATCATCGCTCCGGTGGGAGAGTTGCAGCGCCTGAGCATTGCGGTTATCGTGGACGGAACGTACGTTGAAAACGAGGACGGCACGTTCACCTACCAGGAACGCACCGCCGAAGAGATGGAAAAAATCCGCAATCTCGTCAGCAATGCGGCCGGTTTCGATCAGGTCCGCGGCGACTCCGTGGAAGTGACCAACGTCTCCTTCGGCGAACCCGAAGCGGTGGACTCCCAGACGCTGATGCGCACCATGCTGGAATACGCGCAGCGCCTCGGAAAGCCTTTCCTCAACGGCATACTGATCTTCCTCTTCCTGATCCTGGTCGTCAGACCGGTGATCATGGCCCTGATCCGCCCCCGCGTCACCGAACATGACGTGGAAGAAATGGCGGGCCTGCCCGGCGCAGAGCGTCTGGCACTGGAAGAGGAGGAAGTGGACGAGGAAGCTCTGGACACCACGCGTCGTCTGGAGAACGCCAAGGCCCACGCCTCCCAGCTCTCGGAAGAGAACATGGATCAGGCTGTGCGTCTGCTCAAGAGCTGGCTCACCCAGGAGGCTTAG
- the fliE gene encoding flagellar hook-basal body complex protein FliE yields the protein MNIKSAAAMQAYGRAMAQQKQQREMTAKVSENLKKPEQPRTPFGDTVENSLKRVNELQGEKKKMIEEFASGKNQNVHELMIHMQKAGLAMSMTTAVRNKVMTAYQKVMQMPL from the coding sequence ATGAATATCAAGTCCGCAGCAGCAATGCAGGCATACGGCAGGGCCATGGCGCAGCAGAAACAGCAGCGCGAAATGACGGCCAAGGTCAGCGAGAACCTCAAGAAGCCGGAACAGCCCAGAACGCCCTTCGGCGACACCGTGGAAAACTCATTGAAGCGGGTCAACGAACTGCAGGGCGAAAAGAAGAAGATGATCGAAGAGTTCGCGTCCGGCAAGAACCAGAACGTGCACGAACTCATGATCCACATGCAGAAGGCCGGTCTTGCCATGTCCATGACCACGGCCGTAAGGAACAAGGTCATGACCGCCTACCAGAAAGTCATGCAGATGCCCCTGTAG
- the flgC gene encoding flagellar basal body rod protein FlgC has protein sequence MDFMTALDISSSGLKAQRSYLNVVSMNLANARTTRTMEGGPYRRKSVSFESTPVYSPFDQAMWDQKNRDLHGVKATGVVNDNRPFKQVFDPSHPDANDQGYVFYPDINVVEEMANMITATRSYEANVQTVQSVKRMFMKATQIGAG, from the coding sequence ATGGATTTCATGACCGCCTTAGATATCAGCTCATCCGGCCTCAAGGCGCAGCGTTCGTATCTGAACGTCGTGTCCATGAACCTCGCCAATGCCCGGACCACCCGCACCATGGAAGGCGGGCCGTACCGCCGCAAGAGCGTGTCCTTCGAGTCCACCCCGGTCTACTCGCCCTTCGATCAGGCCATGTGGGACCAGAAGAACCGCGACCTGCACGGCGTCAAGGCCACGGGCGTGGTCAACGACAACCGCCCGTTCAAGCAGGTCTTCGACCCCAGCCACCCGGACGCCAACGATCAGGGCTACGTCTTTTACCCGGACATCAACGTGGTGGAAGAAATGGCCAACATGATCACCGCCACCCGGTCTTACGAAGCAAACGTCCAGACGGTTCAGTCCGTCAAGCGCATGTTCATGAAGGCCACGCAGATCGGCGCAGGCTAG
- the flgB gene encoding flagellar basal body rod protein FlgB, producing the protein MKGLFGSHIHLTAKVLDLRLERQNVVTGNIANQNTPNYRPRRLEFEDKLQDALALDQRGKMTRTQKSHLPAAFDANSFEGNNWKEFHAKQVYGEDSVDIDKEMSTMAKNSMMYNALSQVIKKNFTGMDKVITKGSM; encoded by the coding sequence ATGAAAGGACTTTTCGGATCACACATCCACCTTACCGCAAAGGTTCTTGACCTCCGGCTGGAACGTCAAAACGTTGTCACCGGAAACATTGCGAACCAGAACACCCCGAACTACCGGCCCCGCAGGCTTGAGTTCGAGGACAAGCTGCAGGACGCTCTGGCCCTGGATCAGCGCGGCAAAATGACGCGCACCCAGAAGAGCCACCTCCCGGCAGCGTTCGACGCCAACTCCTTTGAAGGCAACAACTGGAAGGAATTCCACGCCAAGCAGGTGTACGGTGAAGACTCCGTGGACATCGACAAGGAAATGTCCACCATGGCCAAGAACTCCATGATGTACAACGCATTGAGTCAGGTCATTAAGAAGAACTTCACCGGCATGGATAAAGTCATCACCAAGGGGAGCATGTAA
- a CDS encoding tetratricopeptide repeat protein, whose product MSGHLDYEINKELGECYLFMGELEKAEEYYLKAIGSNGIHSDPYIGLATVAIQRGALEEALEMYGKAHAIEPTDKSFSGIGLIRMELGEHEAAFEQFADALRKNPENMVALFSLIRLGHELDRLKEIMPFLESHLEVAPDNKEVRYSLAGCLVCLERKDEAVDHLNRILEADPEHEAATELLNQIQA is encoded by the coding sequence ATGAGTGGTCATCTTGATTACGAAATCAACAAGGAACTGGGTGAGTGTTACCTGTTCATGGGTGAACTCGAAAAGGCCGAGGAATACTACCTCAAGGCCATCGGTTCCAACGGCATCCATTCCGATCCCTACATCGGTCTGGCTACCGTAGCCATCCAGCGCGGTGCACTTGAGGAAGCCCTTGAGATGTACGGCAAGGCCCACGCAATCGAGCCCACCGACAAGAGTTTTTCCGGCATCGGGCTCATCCGCATGGAACTCGGTGAACACGAAGCCGCCTTCGAACAGTTTGCCGACGCCCTGCGGAAGAACCCCGAAAACATGGTCGCCCTGTTCAGCCTCATTCGGCTGGGACATGAGCTCGACCGCCTGAAGGAGATCATGCCCTTCCTGGAGAGCCATCTGGAAGTGGCCCCCGACAACAAGGAAGTGCGCTACTCCCTGGCCGGCTGCCTCGTCTGCCTTGAGCGCAAGGACGAAGCCGTTGACCATCTGAACAGGATTCTGGAAGCCGACCCCGAGCACGAGGCGGCCACCGAACTCCTGAACCAGATTCAGGCGTAG
- a CDS encoding IMP cyclohydrolase: protein MDLLPVKRALLSVTDKSGLVDFARFLVDNGVELVSTGGTKKKIAEAGLPVTSVSDVTEFPEILGGRVKTLHPRIHGGILADKDDPSHMQTLSELDIAPFDLICVNLYDFAKAAEQELPLKDAVEQIDIGGPCMLRASAKNYHSIAVVPGPEYYERIMEELKGNGLTLGFRKEMAARTFELTSRYDGMISQYLASHEE, encoded by the coding sequence ATGGACTTGTTGCCTGTCAAACGCGCCTTGCTGAGCGTCACCGATAAAAGCGGCCTTGTGGACTTCGCCCGGTTCCTCGTGGACAACGGCGTTGAGCTTGTTTCCACCGGCGGTACCAAGAAGAAGATTGCGGAAGCCGGACTTCCCGTCACTTCCGTGAGCGACGTCACCGAATTTCCCGAAATCCTCGGCGGAAGGGTCAAGACCCTGCACCCGCGGATCCACGGCGGAATCCTTGCCGACAAGGATGACCCGTCCCACATGCAGACCCTTTCCGAACTGGACATCGCGCCGTTCGACCTCATCTGCGTCAATCTCTACGACTTCGCCAAGGCGGCCGAGCAGGAACTGCCGCTCAAGGACGCGGTGGAGCAGATCGACATCGGCGGTCCCTGCATGCTTCGCGCTTCCGCGAAAAACTACCACAGCATCGCGGTGGTGCCCGGCCCCGAATACTATGAGCGCATCATGGAAGAGCTGAAGGGCAACGGTCTGACCCTTGGTTTCCGCAAGGAAATGGCCGCCCGTACGTTTGAGCTCACCAGTCGTTACGATGGCATGATTTCGCAGTATCTGGCCTCTCACGAGGAATAA
- the hflX gene encoding GTPase HflX yields MALLIDRAGKPYMVLVGDTGSIYIPKLPRARLGSRRLRGLRLLHTHISGEKLTQEDLMDMVFLRLDSVCALMCEQGQPVAAQVAYLLPTEVEGRSYEVLDPVRWDQLDVDLAATVEALEDELARSAGTAEVSDENRALLVSVDTAPRHVQELSLEELADLAETAGLDAAGTMIQRVRKLNPKFIMGKGKLAELEVKALQADAGVIVFDQDLSPAQIRNLAEVTERKIIDRTQLILDIFAQHATSRSGKLQVEMAQLKYALPRLVGKNRAMSRLVGGIGGRGPGETKLEIDRRRARDRLTRLKKELDQVRKRRGQTRERRAKAGLPIVSLVGYTNAGKSTLLNTLTGSEVLAENKLFATLDPTSRRIRFPREREVVLTDTVGFIRRLPPDLQEAFRATLEELDSADVMVLVADASHPEVEEQVAAVRSIINEMDLDDTPTILALNKWDRLGEDERVTMGNVFPDALPVSALDRPSLEPLVEEILDNLPN; encoded by the coding sequence GTGGCGCTGCTCATCGACCGTGCGGGCAAGCCGTACATGGTGCTCGTGGGCGATACCGGCTCCATCTACATCCCTAAACTGCCCCGCGCCCGTTTGGGTTCCCGCCGTCTGCGCGGCCTGCGGCTGTTGCATACCCACATAAGTGGTGAAAAGCTGACACAGGAAGACCTCATGGACATGGTCTTTTTGCGGCTGGACAGCGTGTGTGCGCTCATGTGCGAGCAGGGACAGCCCGTTGCCGCACAGGTTGCCTATCTGTTGCCCACGGAGGTGGAGGGGCGCAGCTACGAAGTGCTGGACCCGGTGCGCTGGGACCAACTCGACGTAGACCTCGCCGCCACGGTGGAAGCGCTGGAGGACGAGCTGGCGCGCTCGGCCGGAACCGCCGAAGTCAGCGACGAAAACCGTGCGCTGCTTGTCAGCGTGGACACCGCGCCGCGACACGTGCAGGAGCTTTCCCTCGAAGAGCTGGCCGATCTGGCGGAAACCGCCGGGCTCGACGCGGCGGGCACCATGATTCAGCGCGTGCGCAAGCTCAACCCCAAGTTCATCATGGGTAAGGGCAAGCTGGCCGAGCTGGAGGTCAAGGCGCTTCAGGCCGACGCCGGAGTCATCGTCTTTGATCAGGACCTTTCCCCGGCCCAGATCCGCAACCTCGCCGAGGTGACGGAACGCAAGATCATCGACCGCACACAGCTCATCCTGGATATTTTTGCCCAGCACGCCACCAGCCGCTCGGGCAAGCTGCAGGTGGAGATGGCCCAGCTCAAATATGCGCTTCCCCGGCTCGTGGGCAAGAACAGGGCCATGTCGCGGCTAGTTGGCGGCATCGGCGGACGCGGTCCCGGTGAAACCAAGCTTGAGATCGACCGTCGCCGCGCAAGGGACCGTCTGACCCGGCTCAAAAAGGAGCTGGATCAGGTCCGCAAACGGCGCGGGCAGACCCGTGAACGCCGTGCCAAGGCCGGACTGCCCATCGTCTCCCTTGTGGGGTACACCAACGCGGGCAAGTCAACGCTGCTCAACACCCTTACCGGCTCGGAAGTACTGGCGGAAAACAAGCTCTTCGCGACGCTGGACCCCACCAGCCGCCGCATCCGCTTCCCGCGTGAGCGCGAAGTGGTGCTGACCGATACGGTCGGGTTCATCCGGCGGCTTCCGCCGGACCTTCAGGAAGCCTTTCGGGCGACGCTGGAGGAACTCGATTCCGCGGATGTCATGGTGCTGGTGGCGGATGCCTCGCATCCCGAAGTGGAGGAGCAGGTGGCGGCGGTGCGCAGCATCATCAATGAGATGGATCTTGATGACACCCCGACCATTCTCGCGCTGAACAAGTGGGATCGGCTGGGCGAAGATGAGCGGGTGACCATGGGCAACGTGTTCCCGGACGCCCTGCCCGTCTCCGCGCTGGATAGACCTTCGCTTGAGCCGCTGGTGGAAGAGATTCTCGACAACCTTCCGAATTAG
- a CDS encoding cation diffusion facilitator family transporter, whose amino-acid sequence MHMQADLTDTDTPVRYAWYSVAASLLTLGMKFGAWAMTDSVGLLSDAAESFINLAAGLMALTAITIAMRPADESHAYGHGKVEYFSSGVEGVLIIIAAVGIAWASFDRFLHPRPLTSLGPGLILAAVSSVVNFVTAKIMMRAANRFDSITLEADAKHLLTDVWTSLGLVAGLSVLILFPEYTVLDPIIAVLMAANIVWTGVQLVQRAIKGLMDDALPEEELEIIAEAIRGRAGVDAVFHGLRTRKAGALRFIDFHLLLPGAMSVKESHDLCCDIEDDIKHKLDSAQITIHVEPLEDRASFDGKETGGACQHVLSGGSEGPVLE is encoded by the coding sequence ATGCACATGCAAGCCGACCTGACCGACACCGACACACCGGTGCGCTACGCCTGGTACTCCGTTGCCGCCTCGCTGCTCACGCTTGGAATGAAGTTCGGTGCATGGGCCATGACCGACTCCGTGGGGCTGCTCTCCGACGCCGCAGAGTCTTTCATCAACCTCGCCGCGGGACTCATGGCGCTTACCGCCATCACCATCGCCATGCGCCCGGCAGACGAAAGCCATGCGTACGGGCACGGCAAGGTCGAATATTTTTCCAGCGGCGTGGAAGGCGTGCTGATCATCATCGCGGCTGTCGGCATCGCGTGGGCATCCTTCGACCGTTTCCTGCACCCGAGACCGCTGACAAGCCTCGGCCCCGGTCTGATTCTCGCAGCGGTATCCTCGGTGGTGAACTTCGTCACCGCCAAGATCATGATGCGTGCGGCAAACCGATTCGATTCCATCACCCTCGAAGCGGACGCGAAACACCTGCTCACGGACGTCTGGACCTCGCTCGGTCTCGTGGCCGGACTCTCGGTGCTCATTCTGTTTCCGGAATACACCGTCCTCGACCCGATCATCGCCGTACTCATGGCAGCCAACATCGTCTGGACCGGCGTACAACTGGTTCAGCGCGCCATCAAAGGCCTCATGGATGACGCCCTGCCAGAAGAGGAACTCGAAATCATTGCCGAGGCCATCCGGGGCCGCGCGGGAGTCGATGCGGTGTTTCACGGACTCAGGACTCGCAAGGCCGGAGCCCTGCGCTTTATTGATTTCCACCTGCTCCTGCCCGGAGCCATGAGCGTCAAGGAATCGCACGATCTGTGCTGCGACATCGAGGACGACATCAAGCATAAGCTCGACAGCGCGCAGATCACCATCCACGTGGAACCGCTCGAAGACCGAGCCTCGTTCGACGGGAAGGAGACCGGCGGCGCCTGCCAGCATGTGCTTTCCGGCGGGTCCGAGGGACCTGTCCTGGAATAG
- the plsY gene encoding glycerol-3-phosphate 1-O-acyltransferase PlsY: MKLILILFAFFLGSLPFGLYVARTFKGIDPREGGSRNTGATNVARLCGTKYGIAVLALDLLKGFLPVVMATQHGGWFFTSLVMVAAVFGHAYSPFLGWKGGKAVATSVGVFLGASFWIGLIASAACIGAVLLSGYVSMGSLTFAVMLPVLSLLSGCIELLPVSLIIMLLIFWKHKENIQRLSSGQEKPWRRSKYTEGEEKAWRTFDTSDEDK, translated from the coding sequence ATGAAACTTATACTGATACTTTTCGCCTTTTTCCTCGGCTCCCTGCCCTTCGGGCTTTACGTAGCCCGCACGTTCAAGGGCATCGACCCGCGTGAGGGGGGAAGCCGCAACACCGGCGCCACCAACGTGGCGCGCCTTTGCGGAACCAAGTACGGCATAGCAGTGCTGGCCTTAGACCTGCTCAAGGGATTTCTGCCGGTCGTCATGGCCACCCAGCACGGCGGATGGTTCTTCACCAGCCTCGTGATGGTCGCCGCCGTTTTCGGACATGCCTATTCTCCCTTCCTCGGCTGGAAAGGCGGCAAGGCCGTGGCCACCTCGGTGGGCGTCTTTCTCGGTGCATCCTTCTGGATCGGCCTGATCGCCTCCGCCGCCTGCATCGGCGCGGTGCTGCTTTCCGGCTACGTGAGCATGGGTTCGCTGACGTTCGCCGTCATGCTGCCGGTGCTTTCCCTGCTCTCCGGCTGCATCGAGCTCCTGCCCGTCTCGCTCATCATCATGTTGCTGATCTTCTGGAAGCACAAGGAGAACATCCAGCGGCTGTCGAGCGGTCAGGAAAAGCCGTGGCGTCGTTCCAAGTACACTGAAGGCGAGGAAAAGGCCTGGCGGACGTTCGACACGTCCGACGAAGACAAGTAA
- a CDS encoding 4Fe-4S dicluster domain-containing protein — MEGKTLYIDYSKCIGCETCEAVCGFIHDTPRIHMTRTRDGLMVPLYCRHCEDAPCARACKKGALVRDRDGALVLQPMLCRGCETRQCLLACPFGAIFLTSTGVAVRKCDLCASRRDIGLGPACVEMCPCGAVMHVERDTVPELCTQESEEALKRVIAHIRPAVKRPK, encoded by the coding sequence ATGGAAGGCAAGACACTTTACATAGATTATTCCAAATGCATCGGCTGCGAGACCTGCGAGGCGGTCTGCGGATTCATCCACGACACGCCGCGCATCCACATGACCCGCACGCGCGACGGCCTGATGGTACCGCTCTACTGTCGGCACTGCGAGGACGCGCCCTGTGCCAGGGCGTGCAAAAAAGGGGCACTGGTTCGCGACCGCGACGGCGCCCTTGTGCTGCAGCCCATGCTCTGCCGCGGCTGCGAAACGCGCCAGTGTCTGCTGGCCTGCCCGTTCGGGGCAATATTCCTTACCTCGACGGGAGTTGCGGTGCGCAAATGCGACCTGTGCGCCTCACGCCGCGACATCGGCCTTGGCCCCGCCTGCGTGGAGATGTGCCCCTGCGGCGCGGTCATGCACGTGGAGCGCGACACCGTTCCCGAACTGTGCACGCAGGAGTCCGAAGAGGCCCTGAAACGGGTCATCGCGCACATTCGCCCGGCTGTGAAGCGACCCAAGTGA
- a CDS encoding FAD-dependent oxidoreductase produces the protein MNAMNFNFLRSEPLPCNGRRVAVVGAGPSGLAAAGYLGGLGYQVEVYDKLPSPGGLMTFGIPSHRIPTDRIEDGVRLLERKLGVNFHCSTKVCCSAPLHEEEGDHFSADMIGLGEMVEEHDAVLICTGAWKSRRLGIPGEDLPGAYSGLEFLFPIRAARYARPDVSVPDVAGKRVAVIGAGHSAMDAAHSANHLGAEKVSVLYRRTKRDAPCGTFEIDRLEELGIEWMEKVTPLELTGEDRVRGVKLSCADGTETEVPVDMVIIAIGEIPTPPFAGKLGLENIRKGDVRWLNMTSIDNVFVAGDVLTGPSKIGKAVESGLKAARSLGNWLDLRGESLEASSEDDESGRR, from the coding sequence ATGAACGCCATGAACTTCAACTTTCTCAGAAGCGAGCCCCTGCCCTGCAACGGCCGCCGCGTCGCGGTGGTGGGCGCAGGCCCCTCCGGACTCGCCGCCGCCGGATACCTCGGCGGGCTGGGCTATCAGGTGGAGGTCTACGACAAGCTGCCCTCGCCCGGCGGCCTCATGACCTTCGGCATCCCCTCGCACCGCATCCCCACGGACCGCATCGAGGACGGGGTGCGCCTGCTCGAACGCAAACTCGGCGTCAACTTCCACTGCTCCACCAAGGTCTGCTGCTCCGCGCCGCTACACGAAGAAGAGGGCGACCATTTTTCGGCCGACATGATCGGTCTCGGTGAAATGGTGGAAGAACACGACGCGGTCCTCATCTGCACCGGAGCATGGAAATCCCGCAGGCTTGGCATTCCCGGCGAAGACCTGCCCGGCGCTTATTCCGGACTTGAATTTCTCTTCCCCATCCGCGCTGCCCGGTACGCGCGGCCCGACGTTTCCGTTCCCGACGTGGCCGGAAAGCGCGTGGCCGTCATTGGCGCGGGCCACTCCGCCATGGACGCGGCGCATAGCGCCAACCACCTCGGCGCGGAAAAGGTCTCGGTGCTGTACCGACGCACCAAGCGCGACGCGCCATGCGGTACCTTCGAGATCGATCGTCTTGAGGAGCTGGGCATCGAGTGGATGGAAAAGGTCACCCCGCTGGAGCTGACCGGCGAAGACAGGGTGCGAGGCGTCAAACTGTCGTGCGCTGACGGAACCGAAACGGAAGTGCCGGTCGATATGGTCATCATCGCCATTGGCGAAATCCCGACCCCGCCGTTCGCGGGCAAGCTCGGACTGGAGAACATCCGCAAGGGCGATGTGCGCTGGCTGAACATGACCAGCATCGACAACGTCTTCGTGGCCGGCGACGTGCTCACCGGACCGAGCAAAATCGGCAAGGCCGTGGAATCGGGACTCAAGGCGGCCCGCTCGCTCGGCAACTGGCTGGACCTTCGCGGCGAGAGCCTCGAAGCATCGTCCGAAGACGACGAAAGCGGGCGGAGGTAA